The Diabrotica virgifera virgifera chromosome 10, PGI_DIABVI_V3a genome has a window encoding:
- the LOC126893180 gene encoding protein phosphatase methylesterase 1-like, with translation MSDLRRILLAHHGKRPGRVFGLAKDFTPVKWSEYFDKEEIIQLANGEFHVYTKGSEGPILLCLHGGGYSGLSWALFAAEVTKLINCQVVALDLRGHGNTSTNDDSNLSLEMLSNDVMDMAAKLTEKNASPIVLLGHSMGGAVAVEAAYHIEAVVGLCVIDVVEGTALDALSSMQSILRGRPTQFKSLQHAIQWCYKGGQTHNIEAARVSMPGQLVRVKTGKLASNDCDAGEPVDMASSAKETPSAYSAIEDIIEVEESEDDGCSNCGRPPLPKSQKTETFKTPISGRTEPDGEPYTWRIDLSKTEQFWTGWFKGLSQKFLDLRIPKLLLLANIHGLDTTLTVGQMQGKFQFQVLAKSGHAIHEDQPYQVAEIVSGYLVKQRIATPKSNFVHTSLPAC, from the exons ACGAGTTTTTGGTCTGGCAAAAGATTTCACCCCTGTCAAATGGTCAGAATACTTTGACAAAGAGGAAATTATTCAGTTAGCAAATGGTGAATTTCATGTTTACACCAAAGGCAGCGAAGGACCAATTTTACTTTGTCTTCATGGTGGTGGCTATTCTGGTTTGAGTTGGGCATTATTTGCA GCAGAAGTAACGAAGTTGATAAATTGCCAAGTGGTAGCACTAGACTTACGAGGTCATGGAAATACTTCGACCAACGATGATTCTAACCTATCATTGGAAATGTTATCAAA CGATGTCATGGATATGGCTGCAAAACTGACTGAAAAAAATGCATCTCCGATAGTATTGTTAGGTCATAGCATGGGAGGTGCTGTAGCTGTAGAGGCTGCGTATCACATTGAGGCTGTTGTAGGACTTTGTGTCATTGATGTGGTCGAAGGAACAGCTCTTGATGCATTGTCATCTATGCAAAGTATTCTTAGAGGGAGACCAACACAATTCAAAAGTCTTCAGCATGCTATCCAGTGGTG TTACAAAGGAGGCCAAACTCACAATATTGAGGCAGCTAGGGTCTCTATGCCTGGACAATTAGTTAG GGTAAAAACAGGAAAGTTAGCTTCAAATGATTGTGATGCTGGAGAACCAGTAGATATGGCTTCTTCTGCCAAAGAAACTCCATCCGCTTATTCCGCCATCGAAGACATTATCGAAGTTGAAGAATCAGAAGATGACGGTTGTAGTAACTGTGGAAGACCTCCACTTCCGAAATCACAAAAAACTGAAACATTCAAAACTCCAATCTCCGGCAGGACAGAACCAGATGGAGAACCATACACATGGCGTATTGACCTCAGCAAAACCGAACAGTTTTGGACAGGCTGGTTCAAGGGACTCTCACAAAAGTTTTTAGATCTTCGCATTCCGAAGTTGCTTTTATTGGCGAACATACACGGACTGGATACTACTTTAACAGTTGGTCAGATGCAAG GTAAGTTTCAATTTCAAGTACTGGCGAAGTCTGGGCATGCTATTCACGAGGACCAACCATACCAAGTTGCTGAAATAGTTAGCGGATACTTGGTAAAGCAGAGGATAGCCACGCCAAAATCAAATTTCGTTCATACCAGTTTACCAGcatgttaa